In the Paraburkholderia acidisoli genome, GCAGCAACAGAAACGGCAGCCAGCCCAGCACGGGAATCTGCACGAGCGCATTGAAACTGGGGAGCACCCATGCTTCGAGCGTGCGCGAGAGGCCGAGCGCGCCGCCGATCGCGAAACCGAGCACCGTGCCGCCCGCGAAACCGAGCAGCACGCGTTGCAGACTGATGAGCGTGTTGTGCGCCAGCTCGCCGCTTTGCGCGAGATCGACGAAAGTCTCGTACACACGTTGCGGCGCGGGCAGAATTTGCGGCGCGATCCAGCCGCGCGCGCAGCCCACGCTCCAGAGCAAAAAGAGCAAGGCGGGCAGCAGCCACGGCGCGAGATGCCACGCGATCGCGCGTAGCGGCTTGCGTTCGCGTAGCGGTTCACGCGCGGCGCGCGTGCTGTCCGGTGCAATCGTGATCGCGGTTTCCGTCATCGGCGGCTCCGTGGGTCGTTGCGCTCGAGTGTGGCTTGAATGCGTTCAGCCGAGGATTCAGCCGATGGGCTTGCCGGCCGCGTCGTAGCGCGTCCAGTAGCCGTCGAGTTTTTGCGCGTGCAGTGCGTTGTCGAGATAGCGCGGTTCGAACCACGAGTCGACATCAATAGGCTGGCGGATCAGTTTGAGCCGCAACGCATCCTGCGCGACGGCCTTGTAACGCGCGACGATGAAAGGGTCGATCAGCGGGGAGTTGCGATCCTTGAGACGCTGGTCCGCGAATTCCGCTTGCCACGACGCATCACTCACGCCGCTTTTCGCCCACAGCTTGAAGAGCGCGTCGCGGTTCGCTTCGTCGGACGACCATTGCGCGGCCTTCACGAAGACGTTGACCACGCGTTGCACGATGTCGGGGTGCGCGGTCTCGAAGCCGTCGAGCACGAGCAGGTGCGATTGACGCGTGTATTGCGGGCCGTCGCGTTGCGATTCGTAGACGATGCGGGCAAGGCCCTGATCGCGCAAGCGATAGAGGTGATAGTCGTTGACCGAGGCGTCGATGCCGTTGGACGCCAGTGCGGCGAGCGAACTGGCCGTGTCGAGATTGATCACGCGTAACGCGCGCTCGTCGAGCTGGTTCTCGGCGAGTACGTTGTCGGCCACGAGTTGCAGATTGGTGCCGCGAAAGATGGCGACGCGCTTGCCTTTGAGGTCTTTGATCGACTTGATGCCGGAGTCGGGCGGCACGCCGATCTTCACGCCCGAGCGCACGCCCGATTCGAGCAGGATGTGGGTCTTGAGTCCATTCGCGCGCGCGAGCACCGCGGGCAAATCGCCCTGAAACGCGAAGTCGAGTGCGTTGTCGGCAATGGCTTCGTTGACAGCCGGGCCCGCGCCCTTGAAGAAGAGCCATTCAACCTTGATGCCGTCGGCGGCGAATTCCTTTTCGAGCCATTGCTGGCCTTGCACCGTGGCCGCCGGCGAGCCGCCAAATGTAGGCGGATCGCCCGCGCCTTGCTGTGCGACGCCGATGCGGATCACGGTGGGTTTGTCGGCGAAAGCCTGAGCGGCGGCGAAGGAAAGCGCAACGCAAAACAGGTACTGCAAAACGCGGGAAGGTCGCATGAGCAGGATCGAGTGGGGTGATGAAACCGAATGGGCAAACCGGCATGCCGTTGCGTCATTCTTTCCCGCGTGATCGATCAGGACAACCAATGATTCGCGATTTGTATTTCTGCGCTTCGGCTGTGACGCCGTGGATCCGTCATGCAAGCGAAGGGCGCTTCCATGATAGTGGAGCGAGGAAGCCGCTCAAGGAAGAAATCGTGCTAACGATCGAAGCGAAAAGCGACAAGAGAAGAGCCGCCAGCGAGGCAATAGCGCCGGTCATGCGGTGCGCATGCCGGCGTTTCTTAGAGGGTGATCAGGTGTTTTCCGCCGCGTGAGCCGCGGTGCGCGTGCGCCGCGAAGGCATGAAGTACCAGATCGCGCCAAGCGCCTGCAACACGACGAGCACGGCCCACACGGTCTGGTGCGCGATGGCCGGATAGTGGCCGTCGAGCGCGGGCCAGTGGCCAAGCGCCGCGCCGATGGCAATCTGCAAGACGAAGATGCCGACGAAGATCACGAGCGTGAAGGTCGTGTTCACGCGGCCGATCAAACGCGGCGGGAAATATTCGGCGAGCACGGCGTACGTGAGAATGCCCGTGCCGCCGAACGCCCCGTACGCGGCCCACAGCAGCGTGGGCGGCAGCGGCACGCGTGCGGCGAGCAGCGCCTGCACGACCACGAACAGCAGCATCGTCACGCCGGAAAAAAGTTGCACGCTCACGCCGCGGCGCTCGAAACTCCGCGCCAGCGCGCCAAAACCAATGTTTCCGATGATGAACGCGGCGCCCAGAATGGAAACGAGCGACGCGGCGCGCGCACCGACGTCGGTGCTGCCGGCGGGCACGACGTCGCGCAGGAATGCGCCGACCCACAACGACTGCATCGCGTAGAACACAGCCTGCGTGAGCGAGGAAAACGTCGCGGTTTTCCAGAACGCATGGCTCTTGAGAATATGCGCGGTGCCCTTGAACTGCTCGAGCACGCTGGCCTGATGATGCGTGTCGCGCGTGCGCGGGCCGCCGAGCCAGATGATGGCGGCAACGATGACGGTCAGCACCGCGAGGCCGAGGCTCACACCGCGCCACGGCGCGATCGAGAGCAGCCACGACAGCGGCGCGCCCACGGCCACGCCGCCGAGGCCGCCCACGGCCATGACGAGCCCGTTGACGAGCGTGAGCTGGGCGACGGGAAAGTGCTGCGCTGTGGCCTTGAACGCGCCGCCGAGACACACCGAGACGCCCACGCCGATCAGCAGGCGGCCGACCATCATCGCGGCGATGTCGTGCGACACGGCGAAGATGAGCGCGCCCGCCGCGGCCACGAGCATCACGCAGGCGGTGACGCGGCGCGGGCCGAAATGGTCGAGCAGCACGCCGCCGGGAATCTGCGCGCCCGCGAAGCCAAGGAAATACAGGCTCGTGAGCGTGCCGAGATCGGTAGCGGTGAAACCCATTTCATGCGAAAGAAACGGCGCGAAGCCGAGATTTACGCCGCGAAACAGGTAAGAAACGAAGTAGCCGAGCGCGAAAACGGCGAAAACGCGCAATCTCAGTGATGTCATGGTGCGGGCGGAGCCGGCGCAGCGGCGGGCGAGTGTCTGGATGTTGTTATGGGCGAGATTATTGGCGATTGGCGCGCGCCTGACCAGCGAGAGATATCAGCCACGATTGTGAGTAAAATTTGACGTCATGGCCCGATCATTTCCCCCTCTCCAGGCGCTGCGCGCCCTCGAAGCCGCCGCGCGGCGGCGCAGTTTCAGCCGTGCGGCGGAAGAATTGCATTTGACGCACAGCGCGGTGAGCCATCATCTGCGCGCGCTCGAAACCGAACTTGGCGTGGAATTGTTCCGCCGTGCGGGCAGCCGCATGATTCCCACGGCCGCGGGCGCGCAACTGGCCGAGCGCGTGCGCCGCAGTCTGGAGGATTTACGCGAGGCGCTCGACGCCACGCGGCCCGGCGTGAGCGGTGTGACGCGGCTCGAACTGAGCGTGATGTCCGATTTCGCGTCGGTTTGGCTGATCCCGCGGCTGGGCGACTTCTACGATCGTCACCCGATGGTCGATCTCTCGCTGCGCATGCACGCCGACGTCTCGCCGCCCGATCCGTATCCGTTCGACATCGGCATCTGGCATCGGCGCGTGGACGAACCCGGCTTCCAGATTCGCAAACTGCTCGACGATCAGGTGGTCGCGGTGTGCAGCCCGGCCTTGCTCGCGCGCTATCCCGACTTTCGCATCGAAGACTTGCCAACCCTGCCGCTGCTGCGCTTCTCGCGACGTACGTGGCGCGATTTCTTCGAGGCGGCCGGCGTGAGCGGCGTGGAACCCGAGCGCGGTCCCGTATTCGACGACGCCGGTCTGCTCCTGCAAGCCACGGTGGCGGGCCAGGGCGTGGCCACGGCGCGCCTGCAACTCGCGCGCGGTTTCATCGAGCGCGGCCAACTGGTGCAACTCGGCCAGGTTCGCATACCTGCATCGCTCGACTACTACATCACGTGGCGCGAGGGACATCCGCGCGAAGCGGCCATTCAGCAGTTTTACCGCTGGGTGAAGGCGCAACTGGCCAATTGAGACCGCATTGCACGCATTCGAGATACATGCGGGTTTTACCGGTGCATTTCTTGTCAACCCATGCATTGCGATGCACGTTGCTGTCCGATAGAGCCCATGAATTTCGCTGCATGTTTTATACGATTGAATCGCCAATTCATATCGCATGCACCACTGTGCACCAAAGCGGAACGATGATTCATGCAAACGCAAACGAATGCGTTTCAATGCCGGTATTCACGTAGTGCCGGTGAACGAATTAGCGATTCACACTGCCGCTGCTGGCAAAACGATTTGTCCAGGGAATGCCGCAAAGCCGGTGGGGCGGGGGCCGGGAGCCTGCTGCACGCTTCGACTCATCGATAATTTAATTGGAGTATCGTTAGTCCCCACGCGTTTGGCGCGCCTGAGTTTCGTAGTGAATGGTGTAGTGGAATGGGCCCGTTTCGTGGGCCGGCAATAAGACTGTGACAACAGGAGAAATTGCATGAAGGCTATTCAGGTATTCAAACTGGCCGCAACCACCGTCCTCGTGGCGGCGTCGTTCCAGGTGTACGCGCAGGACACGTCGGCTTCCGCCGCGCCGGCCGCGAGCGCGCCCACGGCCGCAGCGCAGCAGCAATACAAGCAATCGAAGTCGCAATACAAGTCGGCGAAGGCGGCCAATCGCGCGCTCGGCCGCAAGGTTCGCGCGGCGCTGGCCCGTGACAAGGACATCAGCGTCTCGAACATCACCGTGCGCGCACGCGACGGTGCCGTGGTCCTGCAAGGCACGGTGCCCGACCAGTCGCAGGTCGACAAGGCCACCGACGTCGCCAAGGGCGTGTCGGGCGTGACCTCGGTGAAGAACGCCCTGACGATCCGTCCGGTCGGTACCTGAGCGTTCGCGGCGCCTGCGGCACGATCGTGCCGCCTGGCGCGCGTCCGGGTTCATCTCGAAGCCGCACATGCAGTCCAGTTCATGGGCTGCATGTGCGGTTTTTTATTGCATGCGCCCATCGTGCAGCGTGGCCGCTCAAGGATCGACGTAATGCATCTCCGGCGATTCGCCCATGAGCAGCGAGCAATTGGCGTCGGCGGCGGCGCGCAGATAATCCCATAGCGACGTGATGCGCCGCAGTTTGCGCAGGTCTTCGCGGCTGCACAGCCAGAAGCGCCGCGTAACGACGACCTCTTCGGGCAGGATGGGCACGAGGCGCGGGTCGGGGGTCGCCATGAAGCACGGCAGAATCGCCAGGGCACTGCCTTGCAGCGCGGCATGGTATTGCGCGATCACGCTCGTGCTGCACAGGCTGGCTGTCACGTTGGGCGCGGTGCGTTCGAGGTAGAGCAGTTCGTGGCTGAATGCCAGGTCGGCGACATAGTTGATGAACGCGTGATGGCGCAGATCCGCGGTCGAGCGAATGGGCGCGTGCCGGGCGAGATAGCCGGGCGTGCCATAGAGCCGCAAGCGGTAATCGCATAGCTTGGTGTAAACATACTGGCCGCGCTCGGGGCGCTCCAGCATGATCGCCAGATCGGCCTCGCGCTTCGAAAGACTCACGAAATGCGGGACCGGCAGCAAGTCGATCGACATGTCCGGGTGTTCGCCCGCGAAGCGCGCGAGTTGCGGCGCGAGAAAGAAACAGCCGAAACCTTCCGTTGATCCCACGCGCACGTGCCCGGAAAGCGATTGCGCGCCCAGCGCGAATTGCTCGCTCGCCGATTGCACGGTGGTCTCCACGGCATCGGCATAGGTCAGCAAACGTTGACCCTCGGCCGTGAGCACGAAACCGCCCGCGCGCGACTTATCGAACAGGACCGTGCCGAGCGCCGCTTCCAGCTCGCGCACACGGCGCGCGACCGTAGTGTGATCCACGCCCAGCCGCTTCGCGGCGCCGCTCGCGCGTTGCGTGCGCGCGACTTCGAGGAAATAGCGCAGATCGTCCCAATTCAATGTCTCCAACTTCCCGCTTGTGTTTTTTTGCATATCGGATGGGCTTTTTCATCTCTATGCTGAGGATATTCGAATAACTATACTCGTTTGCAGACCCGA is a window encoding:
- a CDS encoding ABC transporter substrate-binding protein; the protein is MRPSRVLQYLFCVALSFAAAQAFADKPTVIRIGVAQQGAGDPPTFGGSPAATVQGQQWLEKEFAADGIKVEWLFFKGAGPAVNEAIADNALDFAFQGDLPAVLARANGLKTHILLESGVRSGVKIGVPPDSGIKSIKDLKGKRVAIFRGTNLQLVADNVLAENQLDERALRVINLDTASSLAALASNGIDASVNDYHLYRLRDQGLARIVYESQRDGPQYTRQSHLLVLDGFETAHPDIVQRVVNVFVKAAQWSSDEANRDALFKLWAKSGVSDASWQAEFADQRLKDRNSPLIDPFIVARYKAVAQDALRLKLIRQPIDVDSWFEPRYLDNALHAQKLDGYWTRYDAAGKPIG
- a CDS encoding MFS transporter, with product MTSLRLRVFAVFALGYFVSYLFRGVNLGFAPFLSHEMGFTATDLGTLTSLYFLGFAGAQIPGGVLLDHFGPRRVTACVMLVAAAGALIFAVSHDIAAMMVGRLLIGVGVSVCLGGAFKATAQHFPVAQLTLVNGLVMAVGGLGGVAVGAPLSWLLSIAPWRGVSLGLAVLTVIVAAIIWLGGPRTRDTHHQASVLEQFKGTAHILKSHAFWKTATFSSLTQAVFYAMQSLWVGAFLRDVVPAGSTDVGARAASLVSILGAAFIIGNIGFGALARSFERRGVSVQLFSGVTMLLFVVVQALLAARVPLPPTLLWAAYGAFGGTGILTYAVLAEYFPPRLIGRVNTTFTLVIFVGIFVLQIAIGAALGHWPALDGHYPAIAHQTVWAVLVVLQALGAIWYFMPSRRTRTAAHAAENT
- a CDS encoding LysR substrate-binding domain-containing protein — translated: MARSFPPLQALRALEAAARRRSFSRAAEELHLTHSAVSHHLRALETELGVELFRRAGSRMIPTAAGAQLAERVRRSLEDLREALDATRPGVSGVTRLELSVMSDFASVWLIPRLGDFYDRHPMVDLSLRMHADVSPPDPYPFDIGIWHRRVDEPGFQIRKLLDDQVVAVCSPALLARYPDFRIEDLPTLPLLRFSRRTWRDFFEAAGVSGVEPERGPVFDDAGLLLQATVAGQGVATARLQLARGFIERGQLVQLGQVRIPASLDYYITWREGHPREAAIQQFYRWVKAQLAN
- a CDS encoding BON domain-containing protein produces the protein MKAIQVFKLAATTVLVAASFQVYAQDTSASAAPAASAPTAAAQQQYKQSKSQYKSAKAANRALGRKVRAALARDKDISVSNITVRARDGAVVLQGTVPDQSQVDKATDVAKGVSGVTSVKNALTIRPVGT
- a CDS encoding LysR family transcriptional regulator, which gives rise to MQKNTSGKLETLNWDDLRYFLEVARTQRASGAAKRLGVDHTTVARRVRELEAALGTVLFDKSRAGGFVLTAEGQRLLTYADAVETTVQSASEQFALGAQSLSGHVRVGSTEGFGCFFLAPQLARFAGEHPDMSIDLLPVPHFVSLSKREADLAIMLERPERGQYVYTKLCDYRLRLYGTPGYLARHAPIRSTADLRHHAFINYVADLAFSHELLYLERTAPNVTASLCSTSVIAQYHAALQGSALAILPCFMATPDPRLVPILPEEVVVTRRFWLCSREDLRKLRRITSLWDYLRAAADANCSLLMGESPEMHYVDP